The genomic interval ATCGCATCCACCGCGATCGAGGTCTTGCCGGTCTGCCGGTCGCCGATGATCAGTTCCCGCTGGCCCATGCCAACGGGCACCGCCGCGTCCACCGCCTTCAGCCCGGTGGCGAGCGGTCGCGACACCGCCCGCCGGTCGAGAATTCCCGCCGCCGGCCATTCTATGGGGCGGTGATGGTTCGTCTCGATCGGCCCCTGACCGTCCCGCGGCCGGCCGATCGGATCGACGACCCGCCCCAGAAGCGGCGCGCCGACCGGCACGCTCACCACCTGGCGGGTGCGCCGCACCGTCTCTCCCGGCGTCAGACGTTCCGTCGGGCCGAGCAGAACGACGCCCAACCGGCCCGGCTCCAGATCGAACACGATGCCCTTCACGCCCGAGGCGAATTCCAGCACTTCATCGGCCAGCGCCGAGCCAAGACCGGTGACGATCGCGACGCCATCGGCGGCTTCCTCCAGACGACCTATCTCGCTGACGCGCGGAGGCGGCGCGGGCGCATCCAGGAGTTTGCGAAGCAACGCGCCCGCACCGGTTTCGGCAGCGCCTTCATCCGTCATCGCGCGCGCTCCCGGCCGGCAGGTCGTCCATTGCCTTGTCGAGCATCGCCTCGAGGTCCTCGAGATAGTCGCTGATCGTCCAGTCTATCTGCACGCTGCCCAACTTCAGGCTAAGGCCCGGCGACCGCGTCTCATCGGTCTCGAAACTGAGCTGCGCGCCCGGCGCAAGCCTGTTCAGCGCATCGCGCAGGCCGGCGCGCACATCCTCGGGCAGGGGATTGCGGGTCACGGCCACCGCGTATTGAGGCTCGCCATGCAGCCTGTCGGCCACCTCGGGCAGGCGCGCAACGGCGCGGGCCACGATGCGGCTCTCCAGCGTCTCGTCGGCCAGGTCCGTCAACGCCTTCCGGGTCAGCGACAACAGCGCCTCGGCACCGGTTTTCTGCAACTCGGCCCGGTAGGCGCGCGCATCCTCGGCGCGTTGCGCGGCCCGCTCCGCCTGTTCGCGGTCTATTTTCCGGCGGGCCTCGGCCAGCATTTCGCGGCGCTCCTTCTCGGCCGCCTCCCGCGCCGCTTCCAGCGTTTCGGCGCGGCTGGCCTGCAACGCCTCGATCCGCGCTTCATATTCGGCCTTCTGCTTCTCAGCCGCCGCCTCGACCCGGGCGGCTTCGCCCATGCGCGTGGAGATTTCCCGCTCGCGCGCGTCGATGCCGTCGAGAATGGGCCGGTACAGGAAGCGCTTCAGCAGCCAGACCAGGACCAGGAAATTGCCGATCTGCGCGCCGACCGTGATCCAGTCGATCGACATGGCGTCAGCCCCCGGTCCCGCGCGCCGCCGCCTCAAGCGCCGCGTTCCAGAACGGGTTGGCGAACAGCAGGATCATGGCGACAACGAAACAATAGATGGCCGTCGATTCGATCATCGCGAGACTGACGAAAAGGGTGCGCGACAGGGTCGATGCGGCATCGGGCTGCTGCGCGATGGCGCTGAGAGCGGTCGAGGCGGCGCGCCCTTCGCCCAAAGCGGGTCCGAGCGCGCCGAACGAAACCGTCAGACCGGCGGTCAGGATCGAGATGAAGGCGATGATGGAAAGGTCAGTCATGGGGTATGTCCTTGTTGTCGTCGGCGGCATCGGAAACGGCGGTGGCCGAGGAAATGTAGACGGTCGCCAGAACGGCGAAGATGTAGGCCTGGATGACGCCCGTGAGCAGGCCGAGCATGTCCATCACCACCGGAAAGAAGAACGGCGCGATGGAC from Martelella mediterranea DSM 17316 carries:
- a CDS encoding F0F1 ATP synthase subunit C; the encoded protein is MTDLSIIAFISILTAGLTVSFGALGPALGEGRAASTALSAIAQQPDAASTLSRTLFVSLAMIESTAIYCFVVAMILLFANPFWNAALEAAARGTGG